One part of the Aspergillus luchuensis IFO 4308 DNA, chromosome 5, nearly complete sequence genome encodes these proteins:
- a CDS encoding uncharacterized protein (COG:S;~EggNog:ENOG410PTJP) has translation MIHADRVLPLANLSSSSWSPSYRPSSFCARDQLESLIARHGHPTRVSLSSLQELTATSSTYNPPSPDSSSSDTSDSLETLTLTQSTSRPIPIPKPSPSLRDKDFPVTPLTGRFDKGYYFAHRDHTPEGQRERDFHRKASRSGHHHPHRSPSSRMRSDSSTFYPSAISPAMSPAGRPSSPQPSRSQGQSTSKSMPAFHLGSLPRFHPAVYQSSGSTQAQPSSPRQPRQPGYRTASGSRDGMWQYRDFVDGAALPKTPGTLSPGPSAPRLDPLRSPGPVTPLALEEASGYLTSGPSSSSDFSSREHSGPAPDMVDRLIARETERTRQKAMKPLKGF, from the coding sequence ATGATTCATGCTGATCGCGTGCTGCCACTAGCCaatctctcttcctcctcctggtCGCCCTCCTATCGGCCGTCCAGCTTCTGTGCCCGAGACCAGTTAGAAAGTCTCATTGCCAGACACGGTCACCCCACCCGCGTTTCGTTGTCATCGCTCCAGGAGTTAACCGCAACCTCATCTACATATaatcctccttcccccgaCTCGTCGAGCTCAGACACATCAGACTCCCTCGAGACCCTCACTCTGACTCAGTCAACCTCCCGGCCTattcccatccccaagcCGTCTCCCTCCCTTCGCGATAAGGACTTTCCCGTCACCCCTCTAACAGGGCGTTTTGATAAAGGCTATTATTTTGCCCATCGTGACCACACCCCCGAGGGGCAGCGAGAAAGGGACTTCCATCGCAAGGCCAGTCGATCTggtcatcaccaccctcatcgTTCACCCTCGTCCAGAATGCGTTCTGACAGCTCAACATTCTACCCATCCGCCATCTCCCCCGCCATGTCTCCAGCTGGAcgtccctcctccccgcagCCCTCTCGCTCGCAGGGACAGAGCACCTCCAAGTCCATGCCTGCCTTCCATTTGGGAAGCTTGCCACGATTCCATCCGGCAGTCTATCAGTCATCCGGCAGCACTCAAGCAcagccttcttcaccacGCCAGCCTCGACAGCCCGGATATCGCACGGCTTCTGGCTCCCGTGATGGAATGTGGCAGTATCGAGACTTTGTGGATGGGGCTGCCCTACCCAAGACTCCTGGAACCTTATCGCCGGGCCCATCCGCTCCGCGACTAGACCCTCTTCGCAGCCCTGGCCCGGTAACCCCGCTGGCGCTGGAAGAGGCCAGTGGTTATCTGACCTCGGGCCCCTCTAGCTCCTCCGACTTCTCCTCTCGAGAACACTCTGGGCCGGCCCCAGATATGGTGGACAGGCTAATTGCTCGGGAGACCGAACGGACCCGACAGAAAGCTATGAAGCCCCTCAAAGGCTTCTAG
- a CDS encoding SDR family NAD(P)-dependent oxidoreductase (COG:Q;~EggNog:ENOG410PVEU;~InterPro:IPR002347,IPR036291,IPR020904;~PFAM:PF00106,PF13561,PF08659;~SMCOG1001:short-chain dehydrogenase/reductase SDR;~antiSMASH:Cluster_5.10;~go_function: GO:0016491 - oxidoreductase activity [Evidence IEA];~go_process: GO:0055114 - oxidation-reduction process [Evidence IEA]) yields MSINLTGKTCLVTGGAGGLGKAIATRFFAAGANVVICDVNEERLRQTSLDLAGPSGDARLKVIKTDITSATEVQALFDEIVAQFQKLDILINNAGIMDQFHAVGDLDEKLWDKVMAVNLTAPFLLSKLAVRNMLAQEVVNGSIVNIVSIAGKAGWMAGAAYTASKHGLVGLTKNTASYYGNKGIRCNALMMGGMETNITDAFMSNINLEGKDKAVALMTAAAAPMCDINRVAELCLSISCGPGAEIINGTCIPIDHGMSGVLG; encoded by the exons ATGTCGATCAACCTCACTGGAAAAACCTGCCTCGTCACCGGTGGTGCCGGAGGCCTAGGCAAAGCTATCGCTACCCGGTTCTTCGCCGCCGGAGCCAACGTGGTCATCTGCGACGTGAACGAGGAGCGACTTCGTCAGACGTCGCTGGATCTTGCCGGACCCAGCGGCGACGCAAGACTCAAGGTCATCAAGACAGACATCACCTCTGCGACAGAGGTGCAAGCCCTGTTTGATGAAATCGTCGCGCAATTCCAGAAActcgatatcctcatcaacaatgCCGGAATCATGGATCAGTTCCATGCTGTCGGTGACCTGGACGAGAAGCTGTGGGACAAGGTCATGGCTGTGAATTTGACTGCGCCTTTTCTGTTGAGCAAACTGGCTGTTCGCAATATGCTTGCTCAGGAAGTTGTCAATGGAAGTATCGTCAACATCGTTTCCATTGCTGGAAAGGCGGGTTGGATGGCGG GTGCCGCATATACCGCTAGTAAACACGGCCTTGTTGGCTTGACCAAGAACACGGCTTCCTACTACGGCAACAAGGGTATCCGCTGCAATGCGCTGATGATGGGCGGCATGGAGACGAACATCACGGATGCTTTCATGTCCAACATCAACCTGGAAGGAAAGGACAAGGCCGTTGCTCTCAtgactgcagcagcagcaccgaTGTGCGATATCAACCGCGTTGCTGAGCTGTGTCTGTCTATCTCTTGTGGTCCTGGGGCGGAGATTATCAACGGGACGTGTATCCCGATTGATCATGGAATGTCAGGAGTGTTGGGTTAA
- a CDS encoding putative GABA permease (COG:E;~EggNog:ENOG410PMI1;~InterPro:IPR002293,IPR004840;~PFAM:PF13520,PF00324;~SMCOG1038:phenylalanine-specific permease;~TransMembrane:12 (i35-62o68-86i122-148o160-179i191-209o229-249i270-295o315-335i371-389o401-422i443-463o475-493i);~antiSMASH:Cluster_5.10;~go_component: GO:0016020 - membrane [Evidence IEA];~go_component: GO:0016021 - integral component of membrane [Evidence IEA];~go_function: GO:0022857 - transmembrane transporter activity [Evidence IEA];~go_process: GO:0006865 - amino acid transport [Evidence IEA];~go_process: GO:0055085 - transmembrane transport [Evidence IEA]), with protein sequence MAISEDEIQPVGPSTTGEDVRLEHLGYEQELKRSFGLLGMIGFSFSVVTSWTALSGVFIVGVTSGGPPVMVFSFIGVSLLTLAVAIPMAEMCSMYPVAGGQYSWVAALAPPKISRQLSYITGWFMLIGLLAMGATNNSIAAQFVLGMANLVFPSYEIQRWQTVLVAYLVAILAAAINIWGPHLLNRIARFILIWNITAFFITVIVLLATNDHKQSASFVFVEFQNFTGWDRAMAAIVGILQACFGMCCYDAPSHMTEEMKSASKQAPQAIIMSVVLGAITGFAFLLVLCFCIGDITTTQNSPTGVPVIQIFYDSTGSKVAACFLASMIAVIVIVAGNNILAEGSRCVYAFARDNGLPFSRFLAKVDKKRQVPINAVLLTLIVQLALDAIDFGTSTGFETVIAISTEGFYLSYAMALGSRLLGYVTNHRRTLTGPFALPTSMSISLNVLGLLFLLFASITFNFPESYPVTKDSMNYTSAAIGVIGVISVATWVVTGRKHFTGPGVWDGSGSRVTEGKVVELNEEKDEVEMEKRG encoded by the exons ATGGCGATATCAGAAGATGAGATCCAGCCTGTGGGCCCTTCTACAACAGGAGAGGATGTTCGGCTGGAGCATTTGGGCTATGAGCAGG AGCTCAAACGGTCATTTGGCCTCCTGGGTATGATCGGCTTCAGTTTCAGTGTTGTCACATC ATGGACGGCATTAAGTGGTGTCTTTATTGTTGGCGTCACGTCGGGTGGTCCCCCAGTTATGGTCTTTAGTTTCATCGGTGTCAGCCTTCTCACCTTAGCTGTCGCCATTCCCATGGCTGAAATGTGTTCGATGTATCCAGTTGCTGGAGGTCAATACTCGTGGGTGGCTGCTTTGGCTCCCCCAAAAATCTCCCGCCAGTTATCATACATCACTGGATGGTTCATGCTGATAG GACTGCTCGCCATGGGCGCAACCAACAACTCCATTGCCGCACAATTCGTACTCGGAATGGCGAATCTCGTCTTCCCATCCTACGAAATCCAGCGTTGGCAAACCGTCTTAGTAGCCTACCTCGTGGCGATCCTCGCTGCTGCCATCAACATCTGGGGTCCTCATCTACTCAACCGAATCGCCCGTTTCATCCTGATCTGGAACATCACCGCTTTCTTCATCACtgtcatcgtcctcctcgccaCAAACGACCACAAGCAGTCCGCATCATTTGTCTTTGTCGAATTTCAGAACTTCACTGGCTGGGACCGAGCCATGGCCGCCATCGTAGGCATCCTACAAGCCTGCTTCGGTATGTGCTGCTACGACGCCCCCTCCCACATGACTGAGGAGATGAAATCCGCCTCCAAACAAGCACCGCAAGCCATCATAATGTCCGTCGTCCTTGGCGCCATCACCGGCTTTGCGTTCCTTCTAgtcctctgcttctgcatCGGagatatcaccaccactcagAACTCCCCAACCGGAGTCCCCGTCATCCAGATCTTCTACGACTCCACCGGTAGCAAAGTAGCAGCCTGCTTCCTAGCCAGCATGATTGCCGtgatcgtcatcgtcgcAGGGAACAACATTCTCGCCGAGGGCTCTCGCTGTGTCTACGCCTTCGCCCGCGACAACGGTCTCCCGTTCAGCCGGTTCCTCGCCAAAGTCGACAAAAAGCGCCAGGTTCCTATCAATGCGGTCCTGCTCACCTTGATCGTTCAGCTCGCTCTGGATGCAATTGACTTTGGCACCTCAACGGGCTTTGAGACCGTCATTGCTATTTCCACTGAGGGATTCT atctcTCCTACGCCATGGCCCTGGGAAGTCGCCTCCTAGGCTATGTAACCAACCACCGACGAACCCTCACGGGCCCATTCGCCCTCCCTACCTCAATGTCGATTAGTCTGAACGTGCTGGGCCTGTTGTTCCTGCTTTTCGCGTCCATCACATTCAACTTCCCAGAATCATACCCGGTGACGAAGGACTCGATGAACTACACCAGCGCTGCGATCGGAGTGATTGGAGTTATTAGTGTAGCGACGTGGGTAGTGACGGGACGAAAGCATTTCACTGGCCCGGGGGTGTGGGATGGAAGTGGTAGTAGGGTTACGGAGGGGAAAGTGGTTGAGTTGAacgaggagaaagatgaagttgagatggagaagaggggatgA
- a CDS encoding agmatinase (COG:E;~EggNog:ENOG410PI69;~InterPro:IPR020855,IPR023696,IPR006035;~PFAM:PF00491;~SECRETED:SignalP(1-18);~antiSMASH:Cluster_5.10;~go_function: GO:0016813 - hydrolase activity, acting on carbon-nitrogen (but not peptide) bonds, in linear amidines [Evidence IEA];~go_function: GO:0046872 - metal ion binding [Evidence IEA]), with translation MYSLIIVAASLLILPAYARDIVFPPVAAVHNNPSSHQYPLAHEDPIDIVTGSQFSGLTTFANLPYLNCFVDDESTTTNNYDIAFLGAPFDTGVTARPGARFGPKGIRLGSRRLGGWSIYTGENAFASWAKLVDCGDAPLTWLDNTVALKQLDMAHKVVSSRRANSTHLSQIPRIITLGGDHTTTLSALRSTYENWGPVSVIHFDSHIDTWDPKVLGGGVSHYAGVNHGTFLHLAHEEGLIRNTSIHVGIRAPVVRPKGDIRNDLRCGFEIITARDLDRLGVSGLVEQIKSRVGDSRVYISVDIDVLDPAYAPATGTAEPGGFTTRELLTILDALRGMPVIGADVVEVAPIYDTAGETTTLAAAEVANSLLALMVARPVGGDE, from the exons ATGTATTCTCTCATTATTGTAGCTGCTTCACTACTCATTCTCCCAGCCTACGCTAGGGATATCGTCTTCCCTCCCGTTGCTGCAGTCCATaacaatccctcctcccatcaaTATCCTCTCGCTCACGAAGACCCCATTGACATCGTCACCGGTAGCCAATTCTCTGGTTTGACTACTTTCGCCAACCTGCCTTACCTCAATTGCTTCGTGGATGATgaatcaaccaccaccaacaactaTGACATTGCCTTCCTCGGCGCTCCCTTCGACACT GGCGTCACAGCTCGCCCTGGAGCTCGATTCGGACCTAAGGGTATTCGTCTCGGTTCTCGTCGTCTCGGCGGATGGAGCATCTACACGGGAGAAAACGCCTTTGCTAGCTGGGCGAAGCTCGTTGACTGCGGTGATGCACCATTGACCTGGTTGGATAATACTGTGGCGTTGAAGCAGCTTGATATGGCACACAAG GTCGTCTCGTCTCGTCGTGCCAATTCCACGCATCTCAGCCAAATCCCCCGTATCATTACCCTAGGTGGAGACCATACTACGACCTTGTCGGCTCTGCGGTCGACGTACGAGAATTGGGGTCCTGTTTCTGTCATTCATTTTGACAGTCATATTG ATACATGGGACCCCAAAGTGCTGG GCGGTGGAGTCTCCCACTATGC CGGCGTCAACCACGGCACATTCCTCCACCTTGCCCACGAAGAG GGCCTAATCCgcaacacctccatccacgTCGGGATCCGCGCCCCCGTCGTCCGACCCAAAGGCGACATCCGAAACGACCTCCGCTGCGGCTTCGAAATCATCACCGCCCGTGACCTCGACCGACTCGGTGTCTCCGGCCTCGTCGAACAAATCAAATCCCGCGTAGGGGACAGCCGAGTCTATATCTCAGTTGATATTGATGTGCTGGACCCGGCTTATGCACCTG CCACCGGCACTGCGGAACCAGGTGGATTTACTACCCGTGAACTCCTGACTATTCTTGACGCGCTGCGAGGAATGCCTGTTATTGGGGCCGACGTGGTCGAGGTAGCCCCGATTTATGATACAGCCGGGGAGACGACCACGcttgcggcggcggaggtggctaACTCGTTGTTGGCGTTGATGGTTGCGAGGCCGGTGGGGGGTGATGAGtaa
- a CDS encoding GAF domain-containing protein (COG:T;~EggNog:ENOG410PNJ2;~InterPro:IPR000614,IPR029016,IPR003018;~PFAM:PF13185,PF01590;~antiSMASH:Cluster_5.10;~go_function: GO:0005515 - protein binding [Evidence IEA]), which yields MPHADSSYFGAGNGSKSEVYTQVLEQARGLVYDQRNWVRNFSNVASLLWHAYAALPAPSSSVNWAGFYIRQDKFPVLGGAPPSEEDSNKKPVLLLGPFQGRPACQEIRFGRGVCGTAAEKRETVVVPDVENFPGHIACDASSRSEIVVPILSKGETVAIIDIDCAEPNGFDDEDKKYLEELAALLAECCDW from the exons ATG CCTCACGCAGACTCCTCTTACTTCGGCGCCGGCAATGGCTCCAAATCCGAAGTCTACACTCAGGTCCTAGAGCAAGCTCGTGGTTTGGTATACGACCAGCGCAACTGGGTACG TAACTTCTCTAACGTCGCCTCTCTCCTCTGGCACGCCTACGCCGctctccccgccccctcctcctctgtcAACTGGGCCGGATTCTACATCCGCCAGGATAAGTTCCCCGTCCTCGGCGGCGCACCACCCTCCGAAGAGGACAGCAACAAGAAGcccgtcctcctcctcggtccCTTCCAGGGCCGTCCGGCATGTCAGGAGATTCGCTTCGGGCGGGGCGTGTGCGGaacggcggcggagaagcgCGAGACGGTCGTGGTGCCGGATGTCGAGAACTTCCCGGGGCATATTGCTTGCGATGCGAGCAGTCGGAGTGAGATTGTGGTGCCGATTTTGAGTAAGGGGGAG ACTGTTGCGATTATCGACATTGATTGTGCGGAGCCCAATGGgttcgatgatgaggataagAAGTAtttggaggagttggcggcGTTGTTGGCGGAGTGCTGTGATTGGTAA
- the UTR1 gene encoding putative NAD+ kinase Utr1 (BUSCO:EOG0926384F;~COG:G;~EggNog:ENOG410PGK0;~InterPro:IPR016064,IPR017437,IPR002504;~PFAM:PF01513;~antiSMASH:Cluster_5.10;~go_function: GO:0003951 - NAD+ kinase activity [Evidence IEA];~go_process: GO:0006741 - NADP biosynthetic process [Evidence IEA];~go_process: GO:0019674 - NAD metabolic process [Evidence IEA]) yields the protein MASSPLDHGSMNHPSPSSATGPLPSSSTTLPSSPPPPSSAAPPLSVPPVRPPPPHRSATVGASLLRDYASHIDPSHTTNDIHTADSAPGTPNLGPSTGTLQKPDHPREGAAVPAFTTSFLPRRQTASLAGHHRNALSNDSIPRQTLLKALASRPSMCNHQSPNMPLAASLGLLNTNPTSSEETERNSSNSSSQMLSAALSNIQLGTYLDRSPATARLVMQSPCFFHQRFDDAVNIQKVLEEIADDEWLSHSRLVQTATGVREVSKQLQRRPIKRAVKNVMIVTKARDNSLVHLTRELAEWLLSTPRYGNDLGVNVYVDAKLRNSRRFNAQGLLDKEPRFEEMLHYWTPDLCWTAPEKFDLVLTLGGDGTVLFTSWLFQRIVPPVLCFSLGSLGFLTNFEFENYKSHLNAVMGDVGMRVNLRMRFTCTVFRKDRSKGAEAGAVEEGEQFEVLNELVIDRGPSPYVSNLELYADNDLLTVVQADGCIFSTPTGSTAYSLSAGGSLIHPSIPGILLTPICPHTLSFRPMVLSDTLLLRIAVPAGSRSTAYCSFDGKGRVELRQGDYVTVEASQYPFPTVVAGSGEWFQSVQRALRWNTRGAVQKSWHSASDAGLEATEDDEDTEWDIDTDAGLTGTDSGLGVSEDGDAGSNSPLKRQMSMFST from the exons ATGGCGTCCTCCCCGCTTGACCATGGCTCGATGAACCAcccttctccctcgtccGCAACTGGCCCTCTGCCGtcctcctcaacaacattgccctcatcaccaccaccgccctcctccgcggccCCACCACTATCAGTTCCTCCGGTgcgccctcctcctcctcatcgctCGGCCACTGTGGGAGCGTCGCTCCTCCGCGACTATGCCTCGCACATAGATCCCTCTCACACTACAAACGATATCCACACGGCCGACTCGGCTCCCGGGACTCCCAATTTGGGTCCCAGCACTGGCACTCTCCAGAAACCTGATCATCCTCGTGAGGGCGCCGCTGTTCCCGCTTTCACGACGTCCTTCCTGCCACGCCGGCAGACGGCCTCTCTAGCGGGCCATCATCGGAACGCGTTATCTAACGATTCAATCCCTCGCCAGACCCTTCTCAAAGCTCTCGCATCACGACCATCCATGTGCAACCACCAAAGTCCAAATATGCCGCTGGCGGCCTCTTTGGGGCTTCTCAACACGAACCCTACCTCGTCGGAAGAAACGGAGCGCAACTCCAGTAATTCCTCGTCACAGATGCTCTCAGCAGCTCTGTCCAATATTCAGTTAGGGACCTACCTGGACCGTTCTCCTGCGACAGCACGGTTGGTCATGCAATCACCATGCTTCTTCCACCAACGTTTCGATGACGCCGTAAATATTCAGAAAGTATTGGAAGAGATTGCGGACGATGAGTGGCTATCGCACTCCCGTCTGGTACAGACAGCGACAGGCGTCCGAGAGGTGTCGAAACAATTGCAGCGAAGACCAATCAAACGCGCTGTCAAGAATGTTATGATCGTCACCAAGGCGCGGGATAACAGTCTGGTGCATCTGACCCGCGAATTGGCGGAGTGGCTTCTCTCCACCCCTCGCTACGGCAACGATCTGGGTGTGAATGTCTACGTAGACGCTAAACTTCGCAACTCACGAAGATTCAATGCCCAGGGGCTTCTGGACAAGGAGCCCCGATTCGAGGAGATGTTACACTACTGGACCCCGGATCTCTGCTGGACAGCCCCCGAGAAATTCGATTTGGTCCTCACGTTAGGGGGGGACGGGACCGTGCTTTTCACATCCTGGCTCTTCCAACGCATTGTCCCACCGGTCCTCTGCTTTTCCCTTGGGAGCTTAGGGTTCCTGACGAACTTCGAATTTGAGAATTACAAGTCTCACTTGAATGCAGTCATGGGTGATGTAGGTATGCGAGTGAACTTGCGGATGCGCTTCACCTGCACGGTCTTCCGTAAAGACCGCAGCAAGGGCGCCGAGGCGGGTGCtgtggaggaaggggaacAGTTCGAGGTGTTGAACGAGCTCGTGATTGATCGCGGGCCGTCACCATACGTGTCAAACCTCGAACTGTACGCAGACAATGATCTGCTCACCGTGGTACAAGCGGACGGGTGCATTTTCTCTACACCTACCG GTTCCACGGCATACTCTCTTTCCGCTGGCGGTTCCTTGATTCACCCTTCTATTCCCGGCATTCTTCTGACCCCCATCTGCCCCCATACACTTTCCTTCCGTCCCATGGTTCTCTCCGATACGCTGCTCCTTCGTATTGCCGTTCCTGCCGGGTCCCGGTCGACCGCGTACTGCTCGTTCGATGGGAAGGGTCGTGTGGAACTCCGCCAAGGCGACTATGTTACCGTCGAAGCAAGTCAATACCCCTTCCCGACCGTCGTAGCGGGCAGCGGAGAGTGGTTCCAGAGCGTTCAGCGAGCACTGCGATGGAATACACGCGGTGCCGTGCAAAAGAGCTGGCACAGCGCTTCGGATGCCGGCCTCGAAGCcaccgaggatgacgaagacacGGAGTGGGACATTGATACCGATGCCGGGTTAACTGGCACGGACAGTGGCTTGGGGGTCAGTGAGGATGGCGATGCCGGATCGAACAGTCCTCTGAAGCGGCAAATGAGCATGTTCAGCACCTAA
- the RRP46 gene encoding putative exosome complex subunit Rrp46 (COG:J;~EggNog:ENOG410PMYB;~InterPro:IPR020568,IPR027408,IPR036345;~TransMembrane:2 (i90-108o120-146i);~antiSMASH:Cluster_5.10) yields the protein MAGPTATLTPLARADGSASYLCPSTGSNILGSVNAPVELPGRRDALKPEEATVEVFVKPGTAPAGVSERYVEGIIKGVLGRLILGRERGYPRRGVVVTLAIVGGGSVGRGEPYLTLLPALLHTALLALLSAAVPLSMTFSATVLAVDASGEIIREPSTQQAATSKSLHALAFSSKGHLLLNESSGAFDFETWEKVHQRASAICHGTPAAGTDGDIAMVEDVDGQPLEGIMRESIEDQVHRDYAWKIDAA from the exons ATGGCCGGCCCAACCGCAACTCTGACCCCTCTTGCTCGCGCTGATGGCTCGGCTTCCTATCTGTGTCCCTCCACTGGATCCAATATCCTGGGCTCTGTCAATGCCCCCGTCGAGCTTCCCGGACGCCGAGACGCCTTGAAGCCCGAAGAAGCGACCGTGGAAGTATTTGTTAAGCCGGGCACTGCACCTGCTGGTGTGAGCGAACGGTACGTCGAGGGAATTATCAAGGGAGTCCTCGGAAGATTGATCTTGGGACGCGAGAGGGGCTACCCTCGGCGTGGTGTCGTGGTCACGCTAGCCATCGTCGGAGGTGGGAGTgtaggaagaggagaacCG TATCTGACTCTTCTGCCCGCGCTACTTCATACCGCCCTTCTTGCCTTGCTATCGGCCGCTGTTCCCCTATCCATGACCTTCTCTGCGACTGTTCTGGCCGTCGATGCATCAGGTGAAATCATCCGGGAGCCGTCGACCCAACAGGCAGCCACCTCCAAATCCCTCCACGCCCTGGCCTTCTCGTCCAAGGGCCATCTGCTGCTGAATGAGAGCTCAGGGGCTTTTGACTTTGAAACGTGGGAGAAGGTCCACCAGCGCGCGTCAGCGATCTGTCACGGCACACCGGCTGCTGGCACTGATGGAGACATTgccatggtggaggatgtagATGGCCAGCCCCTGGAGGGGATTATGCGCGAGTCCATCGAGGATCAGGTCCACCGCGACTACGCCTGGAAGATCGATGCTGCTTGA